The nucleotide sequence CTTTTGCAACAACGCCAACGCAGCCATCCGGCGCTCAGTCTGGCAGAGCCATCACTATGATGAAACCTTACCCGGACTGGAAGACCTGGCTTGGGCACACCAAATTATGGCGCAAGGGCATGCCATCAGTTATACAGCCGAGGCCGAGGTGGTACATATCCACGACGAAACCCCCACTGCCGTCTATAACCGCTACCGTCGTGAAGCCATGGCTTTTAAACGTCTATTCCCCCAGGAACGTTATAACCTGTGGAACCTGGCGCACAACCTGGTCACCAACATCACCAGCGATGCCCGCCAGGCGGCCCACCAGAAAAAATTGGCTTCTCACTTTGCTGAAATCTGCTGGTTCCGTTGGATGCAGTTCTGGGGCACCTACAGAGGCTACCGGCAATCAGGTCCGCTCACCTGGCAGCTCCGCCAGACTTTTTATTATCCCCGCATGACCGGTTTTCCACCTGCCAGCCTCAGCCGCCAGGTGGCACCCATCCCCTATACCTCGAATATAAATAACCCTGCTGAGGAGAAGTAAGATGCCGAAAATCATCGCCCTGGTTCCCATGCGCCACCATTCGCAGCGCGTGCCTGGCAAGAACTTCCGCCCCCTGGCTGGCATGCCCCTTTTCCACCACATTATCGGTTCGCTGCTTGCTTGCCCGGAGATTGCTCAGGTGGTGGTCGATACCGACAGCCCGCCAATCATGGAAGGGCTAAA is from Anaerolineales bacterium and encodes:
- a CDS encoding family 2 glycosyl transferase; translation: MTVSIVIRACNEEQHIGKLLDGIAHQSIQDVETILVDSGSTDHTLEIAAAYPVQVVHIQPDEFTFGYSLNRGISESHGEYIVIASAHIYPVYPDWLECLLKPFTDPQVALTYGKQRGNACNKFSEQQIFHHWYPEHSQPHQPYPFCNNANAAIRRSVWQSHHYDETLPGLEDLAWAHQIMAQGHAISYTAEAEVVHIHDETPTAVYNRYRREAMAFKRLFPQERYNLWNLAHNLVTNITSDARQAAHQKKLASHFAEICWFRWMQFWGTYRGYRQSGPLTWQLRQTFYYPRMTGFPPASLSRQVAPIPYTSNINNPAEEK